In the Oncorhynchus masou masou isolate Uvic2021 unplaced genomic scaffold, UVic_Omas_1.1 unplaced_scaffold_13792, whole genome shotgun sequence genome, one interval contains:
- the LOC135530558 gene encoding uncharacterized protein LOC135530558 — MPTTRVIKQKPVIETKTRVVEVKTKPVETKPGSTTQHKVAAPRKPRASSCPRCIHSDRCETMKTQQQVKLCAPRCDRRARSTSTAPKSTLSSSKSAVLCQKPTATSPKSTVTSSKSKEASQARQEEERTSRPRAHYAIQSHKAFTVIPPNPKKRIEIQQKAEAELAALEDLRLSRATPYVSIDPSSVGETWLQIVTPDNVI; from the exons ATGCCGACCACAAGGGTCATCAAGCAAAAGCCTGTTATTGAAACGAAAACAAGAGTCGTCGAAGTGAAAACGAAACCGGTTGAAACGAAACCAGGTTCGACAACTCAACACAAAGTCGCAGCTCCTCGCAAACCGCGGGCGTCGAGCTGTCCCAGATGTATCCATAGCGACCGATGCGAGACCATGAAGACCCAGCAGCAGGTCAAGCTGTGCGCTCCCAGGTGCGATAGGAGAGCGAGATCAACCTCCACCGCTCCCAAATCAACACTCTCCTCTTCGAAATCAGCTGTGCTCTGTCAAAAACCAACAGCCACGTCTCCAAAATCAACTGTAACTTCTTCAAAGTCTAAAGAAGCATCTCAGGCGAGGCAAGAAGAGGAACGGACTTCGAGACCCAGGGCGCACTATGCAATTCAGAG TCACAAAGCTTTCACGGTCATCCCTCCTAACCCCAAGAAAAGAATAGAGATCCAGCAAA AGGCGGAGGCAGAGCTGGCAGCTTTGGAAGATCTGAGGCTGAGCAGAGCCACACCCTATGTCTCCATTGACCCCAGCAGTGTTGGTGAGACATGGCTACAGATTGTAAcaccagataatgtgatttaA